A window of the Pseudomonas sp. B21_DOA genome harbors these coding sequences:
- a CDS encoding HAD-IA family hydrolase codes for MRPSDYKLLIFDWDGTLADSIHRIVEAMHSASGRSGFELRDDFAVKGIIGLGLPEAIRTLYPEISDAELLAFREYYADHYIAAEAVPSPLFEGVVESMASFREQGYHLAVATGKNRRGLDRVLKANGWEDYFDITRAADETASKPHPLMLEQIVSHCGVRPEQALMVGDSSFDLLMARNAGMDSVAVSYGAQSIESLQQFEPRLSIDRFSELHAWLGQRA; via the coding sequence GTGCGCCCATCTGATTACAAACTGCTGATTTTCGACTGGGACGGCACCCTCGCCGATTCCATCCATCGGATCGTCGAGGCCATGCACTCGGCCTCCGGGCGTTCCGGTTTCGAGTTGCGCGATGACTTCGCCGTCAAAGGCATCATCGGTCTCGGCTTGCCGGAAGCGATTCGCACGCTATACCCCGAGATCAGCGACGCAGAATTGCTCGCGTTTCGCGAGTATTACGCCGATCACTACATCGCTGCCGAAGCTGTGCCTTCGCCGTTGTTCGAAGGTGTGGTCGAGTCGATGGCATCGTTTCGCGAGCAGGGTTATCACTTGGCGGTTGCGACGGGCAAGAACCGGCGCGGACTGGATCGTGTGCTCAAGGCCAACGGATGGGAAGATTATTTCGATATCACCCGCGCGGCCGATGAAACTGCCAGCAAGCCGCACCCTCTGATGCTTGAGCAGATTGTCAGCCACTGCGGCGTACGCCCGGAGCAGGCGTTGATGGTCGGTGATTCGTCGTTCGATCTGCTGATGGCGCGCAACGCGGGGATGGATTCGGTGGCGGTCAGTTATGGCGCACAATCGATCGAGTCCCTGCAACAGTTCGAGCCGCGCCTGTCGATTGACCGTTTTTCTGAATTGCACGCCTGGCTGGGTCAGCGGGCTTAA